In Neorhizobium sp. NCHU2750, a single genomic region encodes these proteins:
- a CDS encoding LysR family transcriptional regulator, which yields MELRHVRYFLAIAEEGSFTRAAERLGIAQPPLSQQIKVLEREIGARLFRRLSHGVELTPAGSAFRAAISGVPQEIAEGTRLARKAAAGESGVIRIGFTGTAALSPVTPACIRLFRNAYPDVEIKVTEANSVALADALIDDRLDIAILRPSSSDPEALAEDILAEEPLVAALPAVHPLATIDAPIDLVALRDDPFIFTPRDVGVSLHDAMLRACASAGFTPKPGPSAPHIASILSLVAADLGVSLVPQSIANVRLPGTVFREIDNMGERVAIALAYRRATTSTVVRNFRAVMRQVRKDGQLPGVPSQAALLPDGMDF from the coding sequence ATGGAGCTGCGGCACGTCCGGTATTTTCTCGCCATCGCCGAAGAAGGCAGCTTCACCCGCGCCGCAGAACGCCTCGGTATTGCGCAACCGCCGCTCAGCCAGCAGATCAAGGTGCTGGAAAGGGAAATCGGGGCTCGGCTTTTTCGCCGCCTGTCCCATGGCGTCGAACTGACCCCGGCAGGATCTGCCTTCCGCGCTGCCATAAGCGGCGTTCCGCAGGAAATCGCCGAAGGCACACGGCTTGCCCGCAAGGCCGCGGCCGGCGAAAGCGGCGTCATCCGCATCGGTTTTACCGGCACGGCGGCCTTGAGCCCGGTGACGCCCGCTTGCATCCGGCTGTTCCGCAATGCCTATCCGGATGTCGAGATCAAGGTGACGGAGGCCAATTCGGTGGCGCTCGCCGATGCGCTGATCGACGACCGGCTGGATATCGCCATCCTGCGCCCGTCGAGTTCGGACCCGGAAGCGCTTGCCGAAGACATCCTTGCCGAAGAGCCGCTCGTGGCGGCCTTGCCCGCCGTCCATCCGCTGGCGACGATCGACGCGCCGATCGATCTCGTGGCACTGCGCGACGATCCGTTCATCTTCACCCCGCGCGATGTCGGGGTCAGCCTTCACGATGCCATGCTGAGGGCTTGCGCCAGTGCCGGCTTCACGCCGAAGCCGGGACCGTCTGCCCCGCATATCGCCTCGATCCTGTCGCTGGTGGCGGCCGATCTCGGCGTCTCGCTGGTGCCGCAGTCGATTGCCAATGTCAGGCTGCCGGGCACGGTCTTCCGCGAAATCGACAATATGGGCGAACGCGTCGCCATCGCGCTCGCCTACCGCAGGGCAACGACCTCGACCGTCGTGCGCAATTTTCGCGCCGTCATGCGGCAGGTGCGCAAGGACGGGCAATTGCCGGGCGTGCCCTCGCAGGCAGCGCTCTTGCCCGACGGCATGGATTTCTAG
- a CDS encoding DUF1629 domain-containing protein, whose protein sequence is MAKRSATRKFFIFGPNRLGGGPGHGLVFENKDRLRRLPRLIVRPAEGGFPTFPEAPRIVYVKKKGRPPRDLEAYLSGYWFVSERLKEIFETVDRDAFAFVECEYVLPDGTLGPRHYLCDVVRTIDAIDLSTSKVSIIKEQDDVAQQQREFYSAYSGAELRFRDDVVGDAHVFFQSRLAGGPICDEILWSACRAVPDLKGVLFRDALKL, encoded by the coding sequence ATGGCCAAGCGAAGCGCAACCCGAAAATTCTTCATATTTGGGCCAAACCGGCTAGGTGGTGGCCCTGGCCATGGTCTCGTGTTTGAGAACAAGGACAGGTTGAGAAGGCTCCCTCGTCTGATTGTGAGACCGGCCGAAGGCGGATTTCCTACGTTTCCCGAAGCCCCTCGTATCGTCTACGTCAAAAAGAAGGGCCGTCCGCCCCGTGACCTTGAGGCTTATCTGAGCGGCTATTGGTTTGTCTCAGAACGGCTGAAAGAGATCTTTGAAACTGTTGATCGCGATGCGTTTGCATTTGTTGAGTGCGAATATGTCCTTCCAGACGGCACATTGGGCCCTCGTCACTATTTATGCGACGTCGTGAGAACGATCGATGCAATTGATCTTTCAACCTCGAAAGTATCGATCATTAAGGAACAGGATGATGTTGCGCAGCAACAGCGCGAATTTTATTCAGCATACAGCGGTGCAGAGCTGCGGTTCCGAGACGATGTTGTAGGGGATGCCCACGTTTTTTTTCAAAGCCGCCTCGCGGGTGGCCCGATCTGCGATGAGATTCTATGGAGCGCCTGTCGTGCCGTCCCTGACTTGAAAGGTGTCCTGTTTCGGGATGCGCTGAAACTTTAG
- a CDS encoding universal stress protein encodes MSYKTVLAVLDTQRHAAQITDFAISVSQQFDAHLIGVHAETLVAVPLIAPMEIPDPTAVEILQESAQRETMAIEQIFKQQTVREGIAAEWHSYMLAAGYASTSVQETARTADLIVANQSDPSKPDHRADLETFLFESGRPLLLVPYTLKEPRPIKRVLVAWNGSREAARATFDSLPFLKLAASVEVLVIDPPERGSQSPELAGAEIAATLSRHGIAVTVTTQESGRNTPAATIENRLADESIDLLVMGGYGHSRWWEVFFGGVTRSLLDSMTALTLMSR; translated from the coding sequence ATGTCCTACAAGACCGTTCTCGCCGTCCTCGACACCCAGCGCCATGCGGCGCAGATCACCGATTTCGCCATTTCCGTCTCCCAGCAGTTCGACGCCCATCTGATCGGCGTGCATGCGGAGACACTGGTGGCCGTGCCGCTGATCGCACCGATGGAAATCCCCGATCCGACGGCTGTCGAGATCCTGCAGGAAAGCGCCCAGAGGGAAACGATGGCGATCGAGCAGATCTTCAAGCAGCAGACGGTGCGCGAGGGCATTGCCGCCGAGTGGCACAGTTACATGCTGGCTGCCGGCTATGCCTCGACCTCGGTGCAGGAGACGGCGCGCACGGCGGATCTGATCGTCGCCAACCAGAGCGATCCGTCCAAGCCCGATCACCGCGCCGATCTGGAAACCTTCCTGTTCGAAAGCGGCCGGCCGCTGCTGCTCGTGCCCTATACGCTGAAGGAGCCGCGCCCGATCAAACGGGTGCTGGTCGCCTGGAACGGATCGCGCGAGGCGGCACGCGCCACATTCGATTCGCTGCCGTTTTTAAAGCTCGCGGCGTCGGTCGAAGTGCTCGTCATCGATCCGCCGGAACGCGGTAGCCAGAGCCCGGAGCTTGCCGGTGCAGAGATCGCCGCCACGCTCAGCCGCCACGGCATTGCCGTCACCGTGACGACGCAGGAGAGCGGTCGCAACACCCCGGCGGCGACAATCGAGAACCGGCTTGCCGACGAGAGCATCGACCTCCTGGTAATGGGCGGTTACGGGCATTCCCGCTGGTGGGAAGTGTTCTTCGGCGGCGTGACCCGCAGCCTGCTCGATTCGATGACGGCGCTCACCCTCATGTCGCGGTGA
- the wrbA gene encoding NAD(P)H:quinone oxidoreductase type IV: protein MTKVLVLYYSSYGHIEKMAYAVAEGAKSAGADVTVKRVPELVPEDVAKASHFKLDQAAPIATADELDQYDAIIVGAGTRFGTVASQMRNFWDQTGGLWFNGKLVGKVGSVFTSSATQHGGQESTILSFIPTFLHHGMAVVGLPYAFQGQMGTEEVKGGSPYGASTLTNGDGSRMPSDIELEGAKFQGAHVAKIAAKLSA, encoded by the coding sequence ATGACCAAGGTTCTCGTCCTCTATTACTCTTCCTACGGCCATATCGAGAAGATGGCTTACGCTGTTGCCGAAGGTGCCAAGTCCGCCGGTGCGGACGTCACGGTAAAGCGCGTTCCCGAACTCGTTCCGGAAGACGTCGCCAAGGCGTCGCATTTCAAGCTCGATCAGGCCGCCCCGATCGCAACCGCCGATGAACTCGACCAGTATGACGCGATCATCGTCGGCGCCGGCACCCGCTTCGGCACGGTCGCTTCGCAGATGCGCAATTTCTGGGACCAGACCGGCGGTCTGTGGTTCAACGGCAAGCTGGTCGGCAAGGTCGGCTCGGTCTTCACCTCATCCGCTACCCAGCATGGCGGCCAGGAATCCACCATCCTCTCCTTCATCCCGACCTTCCTTCACCACGGCATGGCCGTAGTCGGCCTTCCCTATGCCTTCCAGGGCCAGATGGGCACGGAAGAAGTCAAGGGCGGCTCGCCCTACGGCGCCAGCACGCTGACCAACGGCGACGGCTCGCGCATGCCGTCCGACATCGAACTCGAAGGCGCAAAATTCCAGGGCGCCCACGTCGCCAAGATCGCCGCCAAGCTTTCGGCCTGA
- a CDS encoding competence/damage-inducible protein A produces the protein MTDQTSPPIGTPAGSPIVTAAMLAIGDELLSGRTKDKNIGHLADMLTLSAIDLKEVRIVPDEEDRIVEALNALRARYDYVFTSGGIGPTHDDITADAVSKAFGVACIHEDKAMALLAEMYKCREMEFTPARQRMARMPEGASHIANPVSTAPGFVIGNVYVMAGVPQVFQAMVDNVLPTLRSGSKMLSRSISCPYGEGDIGTLLGNIQKAHPETSIGSYPRFDGKKFSTELVVRARAEEPLAAAAAAIEAMIADLDKAGLAANPTADA, from the coding sequence ATGACCGACCAGACGTCTCCCCCCATTGGCACCCCCGCCGGTTCCCCCATCGTCACCGCCGCAATGCTCGCCATCGGCGACGAACTCCTGTCCGGGCGCACCAAGGACAAGAATATCGGCCATCTGGCGGACATGCTGACGCTTTCGGCGATCGACCTCAAGGAAGTGCGCATCGTGCCCGACGAGGAGGACAGGATCGTCGAGGCGCTGAATGCGCTGCGCGCTCGCTACGACTATGTGTTCACCTCGGGCGGCATCGGCCCGACGCATGACGACATCACGGCGGATGCCGTGTCGAAGGCGTTCGGTGTTGCCTGTATCCATGAGGACAAGGCGATGGCGCTGCTTGCCGAGATGTACAAGTGCCGCGAGATGGAATTCACCCCTGCCCGCCAGCGCATGGCGCGCATGCCCGAGGGTGCGTCCCATATCGCCAATCCGGTCTCCACCGCACCCGGTTTCGTGATCGGCAATGTCTATGTGATGGCCGGCGTGCCGCAAGTGTTCCAGGCGATGGTCGACAACGTCCTGCCGACGCTACGCTCGGGCTCGAAAATGCTGTCGCGGTCGATTTCCTGCCCCTATGGCGAGGGTGATATCGGCACGCTTCTCGGCAATATCCAGAAAGCCCATCCGGAGACCAGCATCGGCTCCTATCCGCGTTTCGACGGTAAGAAATTTTCGACCGAACTGGTGGTCAGGGCACGCGCCGAAGAGCCGCTTGCCGCCGCGGCTGCGGCCATCGAGGCGATGATTGCCGATCTCGACAAGGCAGGCCTTGCGGCCAACCCGACCGCCGACGCGTGA
- a CDS encoding TetR/AcrR family transcriptional regulator — protein MARLTRVESQAQTRQKLLDAARDMFSRDGYAATSIDRIADAAGFSKGAVYSNFAGKEAIFLEVLEALGQASLDPLLEAIDTASGADAVVELLVAWADDRSQSGNWSLTILEHARTADLDTQSLERQREILRSHWRQLGEKLVGKFAGVSAEPETLGALMHELAYAPAMTFVSRPRAGDLVRLSLKAILA, from the coding sequence ATGGCCAGGCTCACACGCGTCGAAAGTCAGGCGCAGACGCGGCAGAAGCTTCTGGATGCGGCGCGCGACATGTTTTCGCGCGATGGTTACGCGGCGACCTCGATCGACCGCATTGCCGACGCCGCGGGCTTCAGCAAGGGCGCCGTCTATTCGAACTTCGCCGGCAAGGAGGCGATCTTTCTGGAGGTTCTGGAAGCGCTGGGGCAGGCGAGCCTCGATCCGCTTCTGGAGGCTATAGACACCGCTTCGGGTGCCGATGCCGTCGTCGAACTGCTGGTCGCCTGGGCGGACGACCGCTCGCAGAGCGGCAACTGGTCCCTGACGATCCTCGAACATGCCCGCACCGCCGATCTTGACACACAGTCCCTCGAGCGCCAGCGGGAAATCCTGCGTAGCCATTGGCGCCAGCTCGGCGAAAAGCTTGTCGGAAAATTTGCCGGGGTCTCGGCCGAGCCGGAAACCCTCGGAGCCCTGATGCACGAACTCGCCTACGCGCCGGCGATGACCTTCGTCTCCCGCCCGCGCGCCGGCGATCTGGTTCGTTTGAGCCTGAAGGCCATCCTCGCCTGA
- the gpt gene encoding xanthine phosphoribosyltransferase — protein sequence MSLPDKAFPVSWDQFHRDARALSWRLSGLNREFKAIVCITRGGLVPAAIISRELNIRLIDTVCIATRHDYVDQGDTVLLKGISPELAADGGEGILVVDDLTDTGKTAKEVREMLPKAHFACVYAKPTGVPMIDTFVTEVSQDTWIYFPWDMGFTYQEPIAKGHRG from the coding sequence ATGTCTCTTCCCGACAAAGCCTTTCCTGTTTCCTGGGACCAGTTCCACCGCGACGCCCGCGCCCTTTCCTGGCGCCTTTCCGGCCTGAACCGCGAGTTCAAGGCGATCGTCTGCATTACCCGCGGGGGTCTCGTGCCGGCCGCCATCATTTCGCGCGAACTCAATATCCGGCTGATCGACACCGTGTGCATTGCCACCCGCCACGACTATGTCGACCAGGGCGACACGGTGCTCCTGAAGGGCATTTCGCCGGAACTGGCGGCCGATGGCGGCGAAGGCATTCTCGTCGTCGACGACCTGACCGATACCGGCAAGACGGCCAAGGAAGTGCGCGAGATGCTGCCCAAGGCGCATTTCGCCTGCGTCTATGCCAAGCCGACCGGCGTGCCGATGATCGATACGTTCGTCACCGAAGTTTCCCAGGATACCTGGATCTATTTCCCCTGGGACATGGGCTTCACCTATCAGGAGCCGATCGCCAAGGGCCACCGCGGCTGA
- a CDS encoding heme-binding protein, with protein sequence MTDTHFLNRPALTSSGAQALVDRAVAIAKAKNIAIAASVVDAGGNLMAFLRMDGVPSVSCDVAIGKARTAAALGAPSEIFETMINKGETAMLSVAGLYPLKGGVPILEGGDLAGAVGISGSSGENDMAVADETAASFAIQGGFKVA encoded by the coding sequence ATGACAGACACCCATTTCCTTAACCGCCCCGCCCTGACCTCATCGGGGGCGCAAGCGCTTGTCGACCGCGCTGTCGCGATCGCCAAGGCAAAAAACATCGCGATTGCGGCGTCGGTCGTCGATGCCGGCGGAAACCTCATGGCCTTCCTGCGGATGGATGGCGTGCCTTCGGTCTCCTGCGATGTGGCAATCGGCAAGGCGCGCACGGCAGCGGCGCTTGGCGCACCGTCGGAAATTTTCGAGACGATGATCAACAAGGGCGAGACGGCCATGCTGTCGGTTGCCGGGCTCTACCCGCTGAAGGGCGGCGTTCCGATCCTTGAAGGTGGTGATCTCGCAGGCGCGGTCGGGATCAGCGGCTCTAGCGGCGAAAACGACATGGCGGTCGCTGATGAGACGGCTGCATCCTTTGCAATCCAGGGAGGGTTTAAAGTTGCCTGA
- a CDS encoding DUF3597 domain-containing protein, with product MSIFSKIKNAIFGSPAAAAEAPAADSPASSAAPSSSPASAPTASAPAATTAAGAPATPAATAIDVVPILDAAVKKSGQKLDWRHSIVDLMKALGMDASLAERKELAEELGYSGDMGDSAKMNMWLHKALMKKLSENGGKVPADLLD from the coding sequence ATGAGCATTTTCAGCAAGATCAAGAATGCCATTTTCGGATCGCCGGCGGCTGCGGCAGAGGCACCGGCGGCAGACAGCCCGGCATCGTCTGCCGCTCCATCCTCGTCGCCCGCTTCGGCACCAACGGCTTCGGCACCGGCGGCGACCACCGCGGCCGGCGCTCCCGCCACCCCGGCAGCGACCGCCATCGACGTGGTGCCGATTCTCGATGCCGCCGTGAAGAAGAGCGGCCAGAAGCTCGACTGGCGCCATTCGATCGTCGATCTGATGAAGGCACTCGGCATGGATGCGAGCCTTGCAGAGCGCAAGGAGCTTGCCGAAGAGCTCGGCTATAGCGGCGACATGGGCGATTCGGCCAAGATGAACATGTGGCTGCACAAGGCGCTGATGAAGAAGCTGTCGGAAAACGGCGGCAAGGTTCCGGCAGACCTGCTCGACTGA
- a CDS encoding M10 family metallopeptidase C-terminal domain-containing protein, which produces MTTYKENADAAAGVSTAYKIAPGDALTGSLTIGDSDWIKIGLTAGKAYQFDVTGTVGWATLLVTDADGIALDIDINNRDNQFTASTLKFVPEKTGTYYIRVGSHDDEWSGKYTLKTAVVATPKFASYDAIATQLTTNFWKSEGSAPYKFDIRAGDTLTVNIASLTSQGQQLAKWALTAWTEASGIKFKYVSGAAQISFDDKESGSFGGASSIIGGHTVSGIVNVAASWIKSYGAGPDSYVLETYIHEIGHALGLGHAGNYNGNAIFGTSNLFSNDSDRLTVMSYFDAQENPWVAASPAIAVTPMMVDILAIRALYGTTAINAGNTKYDLKADFDGKAIAMTLVDTGGTDTFDFSWAAATQKIDLNAEKFSNVAGGISNLALARGTVIENAIGGKGVDVITGNSAANTLDGRAGNDKISGAGGNDKLYGGAGSDTLSGGSGKDAFVFNTALGSKNVDLINDFSPVDDVIHLENAIFTSFTKTGAISSASFIKGTTPAAKDANDFLIYETDTGNLYYDANGNKSGGPVLFVHLQKDLALTYQDFLIV; this is translated from the coding sequence ATGACGACATACAAGGAAAATGCCGATGCGGCCGCCGGTGTCTCGACCGCATACAAGATTGCTCCCGGCGATGCGCTGACGGGATCGCTGACCATCGGCGATTCGGACTGGATCAAGATCGGCCTGACTGCCGGAAAGGCCTACCAGTTCGATGTCACCGGCACGGTGGGCTGGGCGACATTGCTGGTGACCGATGCGGATGGCATCGCGCTCGATATCGATATCAACAATCGCGACAACCAGTTCACCGCCTCGACACTGAAATTCGTGCCCGAGAAAACAGGCACCTACTATATCCGCGTCGGTAGCCATGACGATGAATGGTCGGGAAAATACACCCTCAAGACGGCAGTCGTCGCCACGCCGAAGTTCGCCAGCTACGATGCGATCGCGACACAATTGACAACCAACTTCTGGAAAAGCGAGGGCTCGGCCCCCTATAAGTTCGATATCAGGGCCGGCGATACGCTGACGGTCAACATCGCCTCGCTGACCAGCCAGGGCCAGCAACTGGCCAAATGGGCGCTGACCGCCTGGACCGAAGCATCGGGCATAAAATTCAAATACGTGAGCGGCGCCGCGCAGATATCTTTCGACGACAAGGAAAGCGGATCCTTTGGCGGCGCATCGTCGATCATCGGCGGACACACGGTGTCAGGCATCGTCAACGTCGCTGCGAGCTGGATCAAGTCCTATGGCGCCGGTCCCGACAGCTATGTGCTGGAGACCTATATCCATGAAATAGGTCACGCTCTCGGGCTCGGCCATGCCGGAAACTATAACGGCAACGCCATTTTCGGAACCAGCAATCTGTTTTCCAACGATTCCGACCGCCTGACGGTCATGTCCTATTTCGACGCCCAGGAAAATCCTTGGGTCGCGGCATCACCGGCAATCGCGGTGACCCCGATGATGGTCGACATTCTGGCTATCCGCGCCCTTTACGGCACGACTGCCATTAACGCCGGCAACACGAAATACGACCTGAAGGCCGATTTCGACGGCAAGGCTATCGCCATGACGCTGGTCGATACCGGCGGTACGGACACGTTCGACTTCAGCTGGGCCGCGGCCACTCAGAAGATCGATCTGAATGCCGAGAAGTTTTCCAATGTCGCGGGTGGCATCAGCAATCTGGCGCTGGCCCGTGGCACGGTGATCGAAAACGCCATCGGCGGCAAGGGCGTGGATGTCATAACCGGAAATTCGGCAGCCAACACGCTGGATGGCCGCGCCGGCAATGACAAGATCTCCGGCGCCGGCGGCAATGACAAGCTTTATGGCGGCGCCGGCAGCGACACACTGTCGGGAGGAAGCGGCAAGGATGCCTTCGTCTTCAACACCGCGCTTGGATCGAAGAATGTCGACCTGATCAATGATTTTTCACCGGTCGACGACGTCATCCATCTGGAAAACGCGATCTTCACGTCCTTCACCAAGACGGGCGCCATCTCAAGCGCCTCTTTCATCAAGGGCACCACGCCGGCGGCCAAGGATGCCAATGATTTCCTGATCTACGAGACGGATACCGGCAATCTCTATTACGATGCCAATGGCAATAAATCCGGCGGCCCGGTCCTCTTCGTCCATCTGCAGAAGGACTTGGCCCTGACCTATCAGGATTTCCTGATCGTCTAA
- a CDS encoding SDR family oxidoreductase yields MPDRVLDGKRVLVIGGSSGIGRAVAAQAAAAGASLILIGRNADALAKAKAELASADVATHVVDATDVEALEKAMGKIGAVDHVVSMVGGAMGGGFMANSVAAVREAIDGKFFAALQIAKTVLPHVRDGGSLVMTAGAGGRPHNASGAIVGNAAIRMLAEGLAVEMAPKIRVNAVSPTWMDTPLWRNVPREQVEETKAYFDRTIPLARTANVDEVASAYLFALSNTFLTGQTLVIDGGLGLVS; encoded by the coding sequence TTGCCTGATCGGGTTCTCGACGGAAAACGCGTTCTCGTCATCGGCGGCAGTTCCGGCATCGGCCGGGCGGTCGCGGCACAGGCCGCGGCTGCAGGCGCCAGTCTTATCCTCATTGGCCGCAATGCCGACGCACTGGCCAAGGCCAAGGCCGAATTGGCATCCGCGGACGTCGCGACCCATGTGGTCGACGCGACCGACGTCGAAGCGCTGGAGAAGGCGATGGGCAAGATCGGCGCGGTCGACCATGTCGTGTCGATGGTCGGCGGGGCGATGGGCGGCGGCTTCATGGCCAACAGCGTTGCGGCCGTGCGCGAGGCGATCGACGGCAAGTTCTTCGCCGCCCTGCAGATCGCCAAGACGGTGCTTCCGCATGTCAGGGACGGCGGTAGCCTGGTGATGACGGCGGGTGCCGGCGGCAGGCCGCATAATGCGTCGGGCGCCATCGTCGGCAATGCGGCGATCCGCATGCTGGCGGAAGGGCTCGCGGTCGAGATGGCGCCGAAGATCCGGGTCAACGCCGTATCGCCGACCTGGATGGACACGCCGCTGTGGCGCAACGTGCCGCGCGAACAGGTAGAAGAGACCAAGGCCTATTTCGACCGGACCATTCCGCTTGCCCGCACGGCCAATGTCGACGAGGTGGCATCCGCCTATCTCTTCGCGCTGAGCAACACCTTCCTCACCGGTCAGACGCTTGTCATCGACGGAGGGCTTGGACTGGTGAGCTGA
- a CDS encoding MFS transporter yields the protein MPHSMPQPMPEHAPIAAAVRPVPEEFEPNWITGDSARFRRASWALFLAGFASFSLIYCVQPLLPEFPADFGVNAATAALALSLTTGALSFAILLSGAFAQMFSRKSLMFTSMMAAALCNLVAASSGSWGWLLAARAVEGFVLGGVPAVAMAYLAEEIEPSSLGRAMGLYVGGTAFGAMVGRVGMGLTSAYTSWHFAMYALGAACVAAAIGFFVLLPPSQNFRPQSVPLGRHIHIWRQHLSNPVLLRLYAIGTMLTSVFTTVFNYSTFRLAGEPYHLNPTAISMIFLTYALGIVASSKGGKLVDRFGRRAMLIATFVIILVGMAMTLITSIVLMVLGICLITIGFFIGHSAASSGVGASSGAAKSHASALYLLFYYIGASFTGWAGGWFWIHGGWGAVAGLTSACAVVGLIVGLSYERGVAGAK from the coding sequence ATGCCCCATTCCATGCCCCAGCCTATGCCCGAGCACGCTCCGATTGCCGCGGCCGTTCGCCCGGTCCCTGAAGAATTCGAACCCAACTGGATTACCGGTGACAGCGCGCGCTTTCGCCGGGCAAGCTGGGCACTGTTTCTCGCAGGCTTTGCCAGTTTCTCGCTGATCTATTGCGTGCAGCCGCTTTTGCCGGAATTTCCGGCCGATTTCGGCGTCAATGCCGCGACGGCGGCACTCGCCCTGTCGCTGACGACAGGCGCGCTCTCCTTCGCCATCCTTCTCTCCGGCGCGTTTGCGCAGATGTTCAGCCGCAAGAGCCTGATGTTCACCTCGATGATGGCGGCGGCGCTCTGTAACCTTGTTGCCGCAAGTTCCGGAAGCTGGGGCTGGCTGCTTGCGGCGCGCGCCGTCGAGGGCTTTGTACTTGGCGGCGTGCCGGCGGTGGCGATGGCCTATCTCGCCGAAGAGATCGAGCCTTCGAGCCTTGGCCGCGCCATGGGGCTCTATGTCGGCGGCACCGCCTTCGGCGCGATGGTCGGGCGGGTCGGTATGGGCCTGACATCGGCCTATACGTCCTGGCATTTTGCCATGTATGCGCTCGGCGCCGCCTGCGTCGCGGCAGCGATCGGCTTTTTCGTGCTGTTGCCGCCGTCGCAGAATTTTCGGCCGCAATCGGTGCCGCTCGGACGGCATATCCATATCTGGCGGCAGCATCTTTCGAACCCGGTCCTGTTGCGCCTCTATGCCATCGGTACGATGCTGACGAGCGTGTTCACCACCGTGTTCAACTATTCGACCTTTCGTCTGGCGGGCGAGCCCTACCATCTCAACCCGACCGCGATCAGCATGATCTTCCTGACTTATGCGCTCGGTATCGTCGCCTCCTCCAAGGGCGGCAAGCTGGTCGACAGGTTTGGAAGGCGGGCGATGCTGATCGCCACATTCGTCATCATCCTTGTCGGCATGGCGATGACGCTGATCACCAGCATCGTGCTGATGGTGCTCGGCATATGCCTGATCACGATCGGCTTCTTCATCGGCCATTCGGCGGCAAGCAGCGGCGTGGGTGCCAGTTCCGGCGCGGCCAAGAGCCACGCCTCGGCCCTCTACCTTCTGTTCTACTATATCGGCGCAAGCTTTACCGGCTGGGCGGGCGGCTGGTTCTGGATCCATGGCGGATGGGGCGCGGTTGCCGGGCTCACCTCGGCCTGCGCGGTCGTCGGCCTGATCGTCGGCCTGAGCTATGAGCGAGGTGTAGCGGGGGCAAAATGA